A portion of the Chondrinema litorale genome contains these proteins:
- a CDS encoding hydroxypyruvate isomerase family protein, whose product MKNSRRSAIKKIAGNAAMLTAAGSVFNRLNASDKILDEKTKGALSHSVCKWCYNDIPLEDLCKASEKLGLSSIELLGPNDWETLQKYGLTCAMGNGAEISLTEGFNHTEHHDQLVKNYSEIIPIAAKAGIKNVICFSGNRKGMDDETGMINSAKGLRKLMPLAEQHGVTLVMELLNSKVNHRDYQCDHTAWGSALCEMVGSERFKLLYDIYHMQIMEGDVIATIKKFNPYIAHYHTGGVPGRNEIDESQELYYPAIMKAIAETGFKGFVAQEFIPKREDKLASLKQGIDICNI is encoded by the coding sequence ATGAAAAACTCAAGAAGATCAGCAATTAAAAAAATTGCTGGAAATGCTGCGATGCTTACTGCTGCGGGTTCTGTGTTTAATCGATTAAATGCTTCTGATAAAATACTGGATGAGAAAACCAAAGGTGCTCTTAGCCACTCAGTTTGTAAATGGTGCTATAACGATATTCCACTTGAAGATCTTTGCAAAGCTTCTGAAAAGTTAGGACTAAGCTCAATTGAATTATTAGGTCCTAACGATTGGGAAACACTCCAAAAATATGGATTAACCTGTGCTATGGGTAATGGAGCTGAGATTAGCTTAACTGAAGGATTTAATCATACAGAACATCACGATCAGTTAGTTAAAAACTATAGTGAAATTATTCCTATTGCTGCCAAAGCTGGTATTAAAAACGTAATATGTTTTTCTGGTAACAGAAAAGGTATGGACGACGAAACTGGTATGATAAACTCAGCCAAAGGTCTTAGAAAGTTGATGCCACTTGCAGAACAACATGGTGTTACGCTTGTAATGGAGCTACTAAACAGCAAAGTAAACCACAGAGATTACCAATGCGACCATACCGCTTGGGGATCAGCACTATGCGAGATGGTAGGATCTGAAAGGTTTAAATTACTTTACGATATCTACCATATGCAAATAATGGAAGGTGATGTAATTGCTACTATTAAAAAATTTAATCCTTACATTGCTCATTACCACACTGGTGGAGTTCCAGGCAGAAACGAAATTGACGAGTCGCAAGAACTTTACTACCCTGCCATTATGAAAGCCATTGCAGAGACTGGTTTTAAAGGTTTTGTTGCACAAGAATTTATTCCAAAAAGAGAAGACAAACTCGCTTCTTTAAAACAAGGAATAGACATCTGCAATATCTAA
- the pdxH gene encoding pyridoxamine 5'-phosphate oxidase, producing MMDDVAAIRKEYALKELDVDQVDKNPIIQFKNWFQEALDADLVEPNAMNVSTVSSEGKPTSRILLLKGIEDGGFVFFTNYSSRKGKELAQNPNICLNFFWAGLERQVRIEGTVEKISVEESTTYFHSRPRGSQIGAHVSPQSQVVEDREALIQKEKELVREFEGKEVPKPDHWGGYLVTPNLIEFWQGRPSRLHDRIVYKLEANNWKINRLAP from the coding sequence ATTATGGATGATGTAGCAGCAATTAGAAAAGAATATGCTTTAAAGGAATTGGATGTAGATCAGGTTGATAAAAACCCAATTATTCAGTTTAAAAACTGGTTTCAAGAAGCGCTAGATGCAGATTTGGTTGAACCAAATGCAATGAATGTATCTACTGTAAGCAGTGAAGGAAAGCCTACATCAAGAATATTACTATTAAAAGGTATAGAGGATGGAGGTTTTGTGTTTTTTACAAATTACAGCAGCAGAAAGGGGAAAGAGTTAGCGCAGAACCCAAATATTTGTTTAAACTTCTTTTGGGCAGGACTTGAGCGACAAGTGAGAATAGAAGGCACAGTAGAAAAGATTTCGGTTGAAGAATCAACAACATATTTTCATAGCAGACCAAGAGGAAGTCAAATTGGTGCGCACGTTTCACCACAAAGTCAGGTAGTAGAAGATAGAGAAGCTTTAATTCAAAAAGAAAAAGAACTTGTCAGAGAATTTGAAGGTAAAGAAGTGCCAAAGCCAGATCATTGGGGAGGTTATCTTGTTACACCAAACCTAATAGAGTTTTGGCAGGGTAGGCCTAGCAGATTACACGATAGAATAGTGTATAAGCTTGAAGCAAACAATTGGAAAATTAATAGACTTGCGCCATAA
- a CDS encoding two-component regulator propeller domain-containing protein: MLLKRLFTIYFLCNIYLFSNTAFAQQLNFSRFTSKDGLAQNHCRTITTDSLGYLWIGTLEGGVSRYDGHEFVNYNKKNKLSSNFIYQIESDRNNKVWLATENGIISIHGKQIRNYLAGDTINQKIHTLIPDLENRIWFAHPENGPGYIKDDEVYYPEIEFAGDKHIIHIFCDSQNRIWFCTERNGLFVYDHHQVKEIPIKHSRLKKEIVISFHENKDGTFLLGSSNGLFKLNQDLDRIIEWQTALNNKIVTSIYQDSKNRIWYGTLHGAYLQKNDSTINFINKRNGLTDFVYDITEDFEGGIWFSTFRGVYRLNNHFFESFSTSDGLNDNLVWAVKPIDNNKLWVGTESGLNLIENNQIVNIPGIPKDLSFWASPIITDGEGNTLFGSESSVYSYNGKKFKKHPKENAIFKEYYSSAIKRSNGDIIFAGNNGISQFKDGKFEQFITSTVFQNFQINSIVEDQYERLWVGTEGGGIFIWTPETTKRLYTGNKYISNDVVNVVYKDSKNNIWVGTSGNGLFKFHEAIDNQKPVSFEDLDLSSTNIYSIIEDNDGNIWAGTDQGLNKLYILQNDYIKVKTYGEREGFFPMEVCHNAINKDAEGSLWYGTVEGVMKINPHDDAFTNELPRIQLTDIQLFFKDVQWEEYNETLDAYSGLPLNQQLELSSEDNHLLFFFTGIGYTIPSKIKYQWRLEGLEKEWHPPSNNTEAIYPNIPPGKYTLEIKAINAAGLSSEEAYSFSFSITKPFYQTRAFMLIAIIFSITLAYFYYASRVNNLKRYQQRLESKVKQRTKEIEEQNDKIRAQSKRLTIALEEIDQKNQELVKAQMSQKNSLAYARKIQKAFMFSENKLKECLPNSLVFFQTKELVSSDFYWINEYEEHIFVVLVDCTGHGVPGAFLSMIGFEYLTEIIEMQQIHDPATILKELNNKIRHALHHSEGKELVDGMDVAVCRINKKVNTLTFSGARRPLHYVQGNELHVIKGHFSGAGINLQEDEPVFENVHICLHPDTKLFLFSDGYPNQFNKKGQKFKITRFKKLLLDISKINCEKEQHALLKESLDNWIEDVEQLDDVMVLGFNYYNDKIPEKIEAQTTKATDNQL, encoded by the coding sequence ATGCTATTGAAGAGACTTTTTACTATATACTTTTTGTGCAATATATATCTGTTTTCAAATACAGCTTTTGCCCAACAGTTAAATTTTTCGCGCTTTACCAGTAAAGATGGCCTTGCCCAAAATCACTGTAGAACGATTACAACTGATAGTCTTGGCTATTTGTGGATTGGCACGCTGGAAGGTGGTGTAAGCAGGTATGATGGCCATGAGTTTGTTAACTACAACAAGAAGAATAAGCTTAGCAGTAATTTTATATATCAGATAGAATCAGACAGAAATAACAAAGTTTGGTTGGCTACAGAAAATGGAATTATTTCCATCCACGGCAAACAAATCAGAAACTATTTAGCTGGTGATACTATAAATCAAAAAATTCATACCTTAATTCCAGATCTTGAAAACAGGATTTGGTTTGCTCATCCTGAAAATGGCCCTGGTTATATTAAAGACGATGAAGTTTATTATCCCGAAATAGAATTTGCAGGAGATAAACACATCATTCATATTTTTTGTGATAGCCAAAACAGAATCTGGTTTTGTACTGAAAGAAATGGTCTTTTTGTTTACGATCATCATCAGGTTAAAGAAATTCCTATTAAACACAGCCGCTTAAAAAAAGAAATTGTTATATCATTTCATGAGAATAAAGATGGCACATTTCTACTTGGTAGCAGCAATGGACTGTTTAAATTAAATCAGGATTTAGACAGAATAATAGAATGGCAAACAGCGCTAAACAATAAGATTGTAACCTCAATTTACCAAGACAGCAAAAACCGAATTTGGTATGGCACTCTACATGGCGCTTATCTTCAGAAAAATGATTCTACTATCAATTTTATAAACAAAAGAAATGGCTTAACCGATTTTGTATACGACATTACCGAAGATTTTGAAGGAGGTATTTGGTTTAGCACTTTTAGGGGTGTTTACAGACTAAACAATCATTTCTTTGAGTCTTTTTCTACTTCTGATGGATTAAATGATAACCTTGTTTGGGCAGTAAAACCTATAGATAACAACAAGCTTTGGGTAGGTACAGAAAGTGGATTAAACCTAATAGAAAACAATCAGATTGTAAATATTCCTGGTATACCAAAAGATTTAAGTTTTTGGGCAAGTCCAATTATTACTGATGGTGAAGGTAATACATTATTTGGTTCAGAATCTTCTGTGTATAGCTACAATGGCAAAAAATTCAAAAAGCATCCAAAAGAAAATGCCATATTTAAAGAGTATTATTCATCAGCAATTAAAAGATCAAATGGTGATATAATTTTTGCTGGCAATAACGGTATTAGCCAATTTAAAGATGGTAAGTTTGAGCAATTTATAACTTCTACTGTTTTTCAAAATTTTCAGATAAACTCTATTGTTGAAGATCAATACGAAAGACTTTGGGTTGGTACAGAAGGTGGCGGTATTTTTATCTGGACTCCAGAAACTACTAAAAGATTATATACGGGTAATAAATATATTTCGAATGATGTAGTGAATGTAGTTTACAAAGACAGTAAAAATAATATTTGGGTTGGCACTTCTGGCAATGGCCTTTTTAAATTTCACGAAGCTATAGACAACCAAAAACCTGTAAGTTTCGAAGACCTCGATTTAAGTTCAACAAATATTTATTCCATTATAGAAGATAATGATGGCAATATATGGGCAGGTACCGATCAAGGATTAAACAAATTATACATTCTCCAAAACGACTACATCAAAGTAAAAACTTATGGAGAAAGAGAAGGATTTTTTCCGATGGAAGTTTGCCATAATGCGATTAACAAAGATGCAGAAGGAAGCCTTTGGTATGGAACTGTAGAAGGTGTAATGAAGATCAACCCGCATGATGATGCATTCACTAATGAATTGCCGCGTATTCAACTTACAGATATTCAGCTCTTTTTTAAAGATGTGCAATGGGAAGAATACAACGAAACTTTAGATGCATACTCTGGTTTGCCTTTAAATCAGCAATTAGAACTTTCAAGTGAAGACAATCACTTACTGTTTTTCTTCACTGGCATCGGTTATACCATTCCATCAAAAATAAAATATCAGTGGAGGCTCGAAGGACTTGAGAAAGAATGGCATCCACCATCAAATAATACTGAAGCCATTTATCCAAACATTCCTCCTGGTAAATATACTTTAGAGATAAAAGCCATTAACGCAGCTGGTCTATCTTCTGAAGAAGCTTATTCATTTAGTTTTTCTATAACAAAGCCCTTTTATCAAACAAGGGCATTTATGCTTATAGCCATCATTTTTTCTATCACACTTGCCTATTTCTATTACGCCAGTAGGGTAAATAACCTAAAAAGATATCAGCAAAGGTTAGAATCTAAAGTAAAGCAACGAACTAAAGAAATTGAAGAGCAAAACGACAAAATAAGAGCGCAAAGTAAACGACTTACAATTGCTCTCGAAGAAATTGATCAAAAAAATCAGGAATTAGTAAAGGCGCAAATGAGCCAGAAAAACAGCCTCGCCTATGCAAGAAAGATACAGAAAGCATTTATGTTTTCTGAAAACAAATTGAAAGAATGCTTGCCAAATTCATTGGTTTTCTTCCAAACTAAAGAGCTTGTAAGCTCCGATTTTTACTGGATTAATGAATATGAAGAGCACATATTTGTAGTTTTGGTAGACTGTACTGGCCATGGCGTACCCGGTGCATTTCTTTCTATGATAGGTTTTGAGTATCTAACCGAGATAATAGAAATGCAGCAAATACACGACCCAGCTACGATTTTAAAAGAGTTGAATAATAAAATTAGACATGCTCTACATCATTCAGAAGGCAAAGAGTTGGTAGATGGAATGGACGTTGCTGTTTGCAGAATAAACAAGAAAGTTAATACACTTACATTTTCAGGAGCCCGCAGACCTTTACATTATGTACAAGGCAATGAACTACATGTAATTAAAGGCCATTTTTCTGGTGCTGGAATCAATCTTCAAGAAGATGAGCCAGTGTTTGAAAATGTACATATCTGTTTGCATCCAGATACTAAATTGTTTCTTTTTTCTGATGGTTACCCTAACCAATTTAATAAGAAAGGGCAAAAATTTAAAATTACCAGATTTAAAAAGCTTCTATTAGATATTTCTAAAATTAATTGCGAAAAAGAACAACATGCACTGCTAAAAGAATCTCTTGATAATTGGATTGAGGATGTTGAACAGCTTGATGATGTAATGGTATTGGGTTTCAATTATTATAATGATAAGATTCCAGAAAAAATAGAAGCTCAAACCACAAAAGCCACTGATAATCAGCTATAA
- a CDS encoding ABC transporter ATP-binding protein: MLKAENIKKKYGSLEVLKGISLEVKKGEIISIVGASGAGKSTLLHILGTLDKPDEGQLFMNNTLINTLNGNSLSKFRNEEIGFVFQFHNLLPEFSAFENICMPGMIAQKNVVEVEKRANELMQLLRIDHRKNHKPSEMSGGEQQRASVARALINNPAIIFADEPSGNLDSANADELHELFFKLREELEQTFVIVTHNKGFAQMADRLIEIKDGMIKV; encoded by the coding sequence ATGTTAAAAGCTGAAAATATTAAGAAAAAATACGGTAGTCTAGAAGTATTAAAGGGCATCAGCCTAGAAGTGAAAAAAGGAGAAATTATTTCGATTGTTGGTGCCTCGGGAGCAGGCAAAAGTACCCTACTTCATATTCTTGGCACTTTAGATAAACCAGATGAAGGCCAACTTTTCATGAATAACACCCTCATCAACACATTAAATGGAAATTCACTTTCTAAATTCAGAAACGAAGAAATAGGTTTTGTTTTCCAGTTTCATAATCTTCTACCAGAGTTTTCAGCTTTTGAAAACATTTGTATGCCCGGTATGATTGCTCAAAAGAATGTTGTAGAGGTAGAAAAAAGGGCAAATGAACTAATGCAGTTGTTAAGGATCGACCATAGAAAGAATCATAAACCTTCAGAAATGTCTGGTGGTGAACAGCAAAGGGCATCTGTTGCCAGAGCATTAATTAATAACCCTGCTATTATTTTTGCAGATGAACCAAGTGGAAACCTAGACTCTGCCAATGCAGATGAACTCCACGAGTTATTCTTTAAACTGAGAGAAGAACTAGAACAAACCTTTGTAATTGTTACCCATAACAAAGGTTTTGCACAAATGGCTGACAGACTAATAGAAATTAAAGATGGTATGATTAAAGTTTAA
- a CDS encoding LutC/YkgG family protein gives MSSRSKILDAIKKNKPQLSPLPEIPEFDNSTVDKVAFLKEVMSIIGGVLEEIKDMDALPSAVEAAYPNKKVIGANIENFPLTTLDINSIEDPHDLKDLDLIVLKGEFVVAENGAVWISEKDLVHRANAYITQHMALVVNREDLIWNMHQAYKRFELDRPGYGVFISGPSKTADIEQSLVIGAHGSRSMTLFLVG, from the coding sequence ATGAGTAGCAGGTCGAAAATATTAGATGCCATTAAAAAGAATAAACCTCAGTTAAGTCCACTTCCAGAGATACCTGAGTTTGATAATTCAACTGTAGATAAAGTTGCCTTTTTAAAAGAGGTAATGTCTATTATTGGTGGAGTGTTAGAAGAAATTAAAGATATGGATGCTTTACCTTCAGCAGTAGAAGCAGCCTATCCAAACAAAAAAGTAATTGGTGCTAATATTGAAAATTTTCCTTTAACAACGCTTGATATAAATTCAATTGAAGATCCCCATGATTTAAAAGACCTAGATTTAATTGTATTAAAAGGGGAATTTGTAGTAGCAGAAAATGGTGCTGTTTGGATAAGCGAGAAAGACCTTGTGCACCGAGCAAATGCCTATATTACACAACATATGGCGTTGGTAGTAAACAGGGAAGACTTAATTTGGAACATGCATCAGGCTTATAAAAGATTTGAATTAGACAGGCCGGGCTATGGTGTATTTATTTCAGGTCCTTCTAAAACGGCAGATATTGAGCAGTCATTAGTGATCGGTGCACATGGTTCCAGAAGTATGACACTGTTTCTTGTTGGTTAA